In the Pleuronectes platessa chromosome 23, fPlePla1.1, whole genome shotgun sequence genome, TGGCCTTCTTGTTTCTTTCCCCCTTTCtatttcaagattcaagattcatttCGTAATGGTGTTGTGCTCCTGATTCTCATTAATTCATTTGGCGAGTTGTTTAAGTATGTTAGCTTTAGACCTCCTGTAGTAAGCTAGAATTATAATTGACAGCTCATTCATATCTACTGTAGATCAACATGATGAGCAACCCAGCTACTTAAACACTGAGGCCAAGCAGCTactgaaagagaagaaatgatcactaaagacattttcatttcaacacaGTTTATTTACATCTCCTCCATACACCTCTTAGTCCATGTGAAGCCTTGGCATCTACTATTGCAGGTCGCTTTCAGTTCATCATATCAACAGTCCTTTCACTGTACTTGTCATCAGTGCTTTCTCTTTTACCTCATACTTGAAATGTTCAGATTTTTGTTCTAGCACACAGTCTTAACTCTGTCTCACCTCTGTCCAATCCAACATCACTGTCCTCTGAGTGGTTCTCGGGTCAGGGCTTCAGTCGACAGGGCCTTGGAAGATGAGTTTGATGTGGCCCTGTTCCCCTGTCAACCAGGTACCACAGAAGGGGCAGGCAGCGTGGAAGGCATGGGTGCCATGGGGTAATGGGATCTGGCTCCACCCCACCACTGTCTTTTCTGAGCATACATGGCCACAGGGGCAGAAAGCATGAGTGGGCGGCCCGGCGTCCAGGTACAATCCTCCCTCGCAGCCCAGCCACAGTGGCACATATGGGCCAACTCGCCGGCACATGGGGCATTCCCTCTCCCCAGTGCTGGCCGGTGCAGTGCCCCCAGGGCCGGCTGGGCCCTTCTCCTTGCGGTAGCCCCAGTTGTGGTAGCCATGCACATGGCCACAGTTAACGTAGACCCAGGGCTGCTTTTTGTCAACAATCTCACGCTGGGCCAGGCTGGGAAAGGCCAGGGTGTTGAAACCCACGGGGCATTGTGGTCGGGCAGCATTTAGCTCCTGGCGAAGGGACTCCAGTTGTTTGAGAGTGGGGGTGTGGCGCAGTCCGGCGGGGGTCCTCCATAGCAGGGTAGCCCCACACAGATCAATCAGTGAACCGTCCTGTAAGGTATTGGACTCATTTTCAACCTTAAGAGAAGTACAGAAGAAGTAGATGTAGCAGGATAGAAATAGAGGGTACATCAATTTTGGTCAATGACATCACTGGTATTAAAAAAGAGGGGATACATTGATCCAACTTTTCACTCCAGATAACAGTCCAGTAGTGTAGATGCATGCATCCCTAGAAATGGTGGGTTTTGTCCAATTAAGAAGAAAATCAACTTTTATTGAAGTAGAGATATTGCAGTACACCATTCCCAGATACCTCAcactttttattctttatttgttGGTCTTTCTGTTGAAGTGAGTGAAGGTATGAtatggtaaatggactgcattCATTTGGCACTTCTCTATGCATTCACACCCTGAAGATACAGCTGTAATGTAGGATTTAAGATAAGGCCCTGAGGCGTTTTAGGAGCTCAAACCTTCCTGTGTCTTCTGAGAAAACTAGAGAAGCTAACTTGTTGCAGGGAATgacattctttatttttttcgtGATTTACACTAGTGCTGCACAACAGTTAATATTTTGGCATGCCCATTGCCCACTAACCCCAGGTCATATGTTCATGATAGTCCACTGATGGAGATCTACCGATTCGTTGACATGACAAATGTAATTACTTTCTGCACGTCTTGTAAAGctctttcaacaacaacaacttcctTTCAGTACTCTGTCCTTGTAATGGTATGCACAAAATGGTACACAGTGTTAAATGTCGAATCTTTTCTGCATACCATCATACTAATGAAATACCGATCTTAGTTCTTCATCCTTATTCTGGTATGTGCAGCTGTGACAAACCAATTTTCACAGAACTTTTCCCACCAAACCTTGTTGCTCTTACCAGTTTTCCTCTCTGCTGGGCAGAGCGTGTCTCTCTCAGGGCAAAGACGTTGCCACACACTGAGATTTCCCTCCAGACGCCTGGAGCCGGCTCAGACACAAACTCCCCTGCTGGGTGCATCACCAGCACCCCATTGGTGGTAAGGCCGTCCATCAAGCCATCCGACGTCCTCCATTTGGCTGCCCGCTCCTGagagacacccacacacacacacagagcaggcaGACGTAAAGGTTAGGGGAGTGATGGGGTGCCGGAGGGATACAGTGGAGGTGGATGTCAGAGGTGGCAGGcggaaaaaaaataacagcctACGTTGCTTTTGTTCTGCTTCTATATTAAGCTCAGTACAGAGTGACTACTGTACTGACTAGTGCAAAGCAGAGCACCCTCGCCAAAGAATAATCCCATTCCTAAGAGAAAGACCGGGTGTAATACGAACACAAATTAGCTCATGAGGTAACAACACATTTCTGGCATGTTTAGTcaaatatttagaaaattgCAACATGCAGATTTAGACGTAGAGATTTAGATATAGAAACATATTTTTGaggttgttgctgctgaggaaagAAAAATCATAATTTAGACAAGAGCAAATGTTAAGCTGTACTAATCAGTGTGTTAATGTCAGGAATGGTTCAAATGGTGATGTGTAATGGGAAAGGGCTCATTCCTGTGATGAATCCACCATTGTCATAAACTCTACATCTCCTCTAATCTGTACAGAGCTTTGTAGCACCTTTCGacttattgttttggttttacaaaCGGCGACCCTATTCTTCTGGTTGAGCCTCGCTACTCTCATCAGCTTTTTATCCAGCAACTCTGATAAAAACCCACTGTGCTCCACCTGACAAGCAgcgaacagacagacacagttgAACATGGAACATTCATCAGAGTAATGCTAATTTTGcaactgctaacatggagggggtgggg is a window encoding:
- the peli3 gene encoding E3 ubiquitin-protein ligase pellino homolog 1, which produces MVLEGSSEALCPPPSLELRPSCNKSQSSPPLSTSSQPHDVVFPEDKEPVKYGELIVLGHNGSLANGDKGRRRSRLALYKRPKANGVKPDVIHNVSTPLVSKALSNKSQHSISYTLSRSHSVIVEYTHDTNTDMFQIGRSTESMIDFVVTDTTGSGSSQGGGGAGGEGGGGGQSAQSTISRYACRIMCERSAPYTARIYAAGFDSSKNIFLGERAAKWRTSDGLMDGLTTNGVLVMHPAGEFVSEPAPGVWREISVCGNVFALRETRSAQQRGKLVENESNTLQDGSLIDLCGATLLWRTPAGLRHTPTLKQLESLRQELNAARPQCPVGFNTLAFPSLAQREIVDKKQPWVYVNCGHVHGYHNWGYRKEKGPAGPGGTAPASTGERECPMCRRVGPYVPLWLGCEGGLYLDAGPPTHAFCPCGHVCSEKTVVGWSQIPLPHGTHAFHAACPFCGTWLTGEQGHIKLIFQGPVD